TTTTTCTTTGCTTCTCTCTCTTCAAGCAGCATCTGAATCATCAATAATCCTACACCAATGACCAGTGCCGAGTCAGCAATATTGAAAACGGGAAAGTCATAGCCAAAAATATAAGTGTTTACAAAATCCACCACTTCTTTTCGAAATACCCTGTCAATAAAGTTTCCAATCGCTCCGCCCAGCATCAGGCCCAAAGAGACTCCAAGAAGCAATTTGCCTTTGGCTGCTTTTTGAATGTAATAAATGATACCAATTATGACAATAACGGTTATTACGTAGAAAAACCACATTTGCCCCTGCAGGATGCCCCAGGCAGCGCCACGGTTGCGGTGCGATGTAATATAAAGAAAGTCCTCAATAACTTTAACACTTTCCCCTAATTCAAAGTTCTTAACAATCAGCCATTTCGTAAACTGATCAAGTGCTATCACGAACAATGCAATTATGTAATAAAACACAAAGGCAACCCCCAAATCTCATATCATTACCTTTGCATTTTAGCACAAACTGAATAAAAAACACAGCACACGCCTAAACTCAGTGGAAAATAGATTTTCTGTAGAATTTCCCAAGCCTGCTGCAATCCTCCATTGTTTTTAAAGTAGGGATCATATGAAGCAAATCTGACGGGAGCAGCTCACCTGAAATTTCACATATGCCAAAGCTTCCAGTTTCAATTTTGCTGAGTGTTTGCTCGATATCATGCAGTTCTTCCAATAAAATAGGTTTTATCAAAGCGGAACTATTGCCTTCCATTAGTCTTTCCAATATTTCCTGTCTTGTATTACGGAGTTCTGTATATAGCCCTTCTGCCTTTGCATCCATGCCGTTTCCTCCGTTCTATGATGTTTACTTTATTATCTTCTCGGAACGGATTTCAGACACGGGCAAACTTTTAGCAAACGGCACAACATTTAGTGAAGGTGGAATTATTTATAAAATGGATTTCGCATTCGCCTTAGGATAAAAAAGAACGTCATTTATCAAAAAAAACAGTCCCCCAAATATTTGAGGGACTGCAGGTATTTAAGCCAAGTGGCTATAATTATTCTTTACAACCTCAGCACAGCGGGGGCAAAGAGTGTCATAGCCTTCTGTCTGGCCGACTTCTGGAGTAACTGTCCAGCAGCGATCACATGTTTCGCCTTCTGCTTTGGAAACCACAATTGCAGTATTTTCAAATTTCACGGCATTTTCAGGTGCATCTGACAGGCTGCCTGCAACCTCAAATCCAGAAACGATAAAGATTTGCTGAAGATTTTCCTGAATTGAATCCAGCAGGCTCTTTGCTTGATCGTTTACATAAAGTGTCACTTTAGCAGTCAGAGATTTGCCGATCACCTTTTCATTACGCGCTTCCTCCAATGCTTTAAGAACATCATTGCGAAGCTTCATAAATGCAGTCCACTTTTCTTCCAGCTGTTTCGCGTTCGGAAGCTCTTGATATTCAGGCATATCCGTCAATTGTACACTTACTTCCTTCACATTCGGAATAAAGCTCCAAACTTCATCTGAAGTATGGGAAAGGATAGGTGCAACAAGTTTTGTCAAAGCAATAAGGCTCTCATATAAAACAGTTTGGATAGCACGGCGTTCTGCATTATCTTTCGCTTCAATGTATAGGACATCTTTTGCAAAATCAAGATAGAATGCACTTAGATCCAATGTACAGAAATTATTGACAGCATGGTAGATGCTGGCAAATTCATAGCGGTCATAAGACTCGCGAACATTCTTGATCAGTTTATTCAGCTTAACAAGCATAAACTGGTCAACTTCACGCAGGTTTTCAAATGAAACCGAGTCTGTTGCCGGGTTAAAATCATCCAGATTTCCAAGCAAGAAGCGGAACGTATTGCGGATCTTTCTATATACTTCTGCAACCTGCTTCAGAATAGCATCAGATACCCGGACATCTGCCTGATAATCAACTGACGCCACCCATAAACGCAGAATGTCAGCACCAAGCTGATTCATGACTTTTGCCGGAACAACTACGTTTCCGATGGATTTACTCATTTTTCTTCCTTCGCCATCAAGTGTGAACCCGTGGCTCAGGACACCTTTATAAGGAGCTTTGCCTGTTACTGCTACAGCAGTTGAAAGTGAAGAGTTAAACCAGCCTCGGTATTGATCAGAGCCTTCAAGGTATAAATCTGCAGGACGCTGTAAATCGTCGCGCTCTAAAAGAACTGCCTGATGGGAAGAACCGGAATCAAACCACACGTCCATGATATCCGTTTCTTTTGTAAACTGGCCATTCGGGCTTCCTGGATGTGTAAATCCTTCAGGCAGCAGTTCTTTCGCTTCTCTCTCGAACCAGATGTTCGAACCATGTTCACGGAAAAGATTAGACACATGTTCAATGGTTTCATCTGTGATAATTTCTTCTCCATTTTCCGCATAAAAGACAGGAATTGGCACGCCCCATACACGCTGTCGGGAGATGCACCAATCACCGCGGTCCCTGACCATGTTAAATAGTCTTGTCTCGCCCCATGCAGGATACCAATTTGTTTCCTTAACAGCTTCCAGAAGTTCATTGCGGAAATCTTTAATGGATGCAAACCATTGGGCAGTAGCACGGAAAATAACTGGTTTTTTCGTTCTCCAGTCATGCGGATAAGAGTGAGTAATAAAAGTAAGTTTTAATAAAGCCCCGGCTTCCTCAAGTTTTTCAGTAATCGGCTTATTGGCTGCATCATAGAATAAACCTTCAAAGCCAGGAGCTTCACTAGTCATGTTTCCTTTATCATCAACCGGGCATAATACGTCTAACCCGTATTTCATGCCTACATGGAAATCGTCTTCCCCATGGCCAGGGGCAGTGTGAACACACCCAGTACCAGCATCAGTTGTAACATGCTCACCCAGCATGACAAGGGAATCACGGCCATAAAGGGGATGCTCGGCAACTACATTTTCGAGGTCGGTCCCTTTTACTGATTGGACAACTTTATAGTCTTCCCATTCAAATTCTTTAGCCACTGAAGCCAGTAAATCTTCAGCAACCATAAACTTTTTGCTGTTTGCCTCAACTACACTATAGGTAAGGTCCGGATGAATTGAAATTCCAAGGTTTGCCGGGATAGTCCATGGAGTAGTAGTCCAGATGACAATATGAGTGTCCTGATCCAATACGTTCTTGCCATCTTTTACTTTAAAAGCAACATAGATGGACGGTGAACGCTTATCTTTATACTCAATTTCAGCTTCAGCCAGAGCTGATTCAGATGATGGTGACCAATATACAGGCTTTTTGCCTTTGTAGATATAGCCTTTTTTCGCCATTTCCCCAAATACTTTTATTTGCTGGGCTTCGTACTCAGGCTTTAGAGTGATGTATGGATTCTCCCAGTCACCGCGGACGCCTAAGCGCTTAAATTGACCGCGCTGGCTGTCAATCTGCTCGTATGCATACTCTTCACAAAGCTTGCGGAACTCAGCAATACTCATTTCTTTCCGCTTTACGCCTTTGTTTGTCAAGGCCTGCTCAATTGGCAAACCATGTGTATCCCAGCCAGGAACATATGGAGCATTATAGCCTGTCATTGACTTAGAGCGTACGATGAAATCCTTTAAGATTTTATTCAGCGCATGGCCGATGTGGATGTCGCCATTCGCATATGGAGGACCATCATGCAGAACAAACATTGGACGGCCTTTGGTCCGTTCCTGGACCTTCTCATAAATATTCATCTCTTCCCATTTTGCCTGAATTTCTGGTTCGCGCTTTGGTAGATTGCCGCGCATTGGGAATTCGGTTTTTGGCATTAATAAACTATCTTTGTAATCCATTCCTTTGCCTCCTGTTTATAACTCATTAAATACCATGATAGCCAATGAGAGCTGATAAAAACCACAGTAAAATACAAAAAAACCTTCCCATCCCAAAAAGGGACGAGAAGGTTATATTCTCCCGCGGTACCACCCTTGTAGATGAAAAATGATTGTATTTCATCCGCTCAAAGAATTCTTAACGTGAATGAACCGCCTTGGCCTACTGATGGTTATACGTTCGGCAAGGAACTCAAGGGTGATTTTCCAGCTTTTGCTTATACCCGGGCTTCCACCATCCCCGGCTCGCTTACAGAGTAAGAATGCCATTCTGTACATAAGCTTTGAAAGACTGTACTGTCCCTCTCATTGTTGATAAACATCGTATTTTACTTTGTTTTAAAATTATATGCGATATTTCCAGCTTTCGTCAAGCCAGTGATTCTTCTTCTTCTCTTAATGACTTAAGTTCAGTGGAATCCAGCTTATATTCCATTAAATGATCCCAATCATCGTTGTTTAGCATATCCAGCTGTGCTTCAACAAGCATCTTGAAACGTGTTCGGAATACTTTGGACTGTTTCTTTAAATCTTCAATATCCAGTGCGATTTTTCTCGCTTTAGACAGGGATTCGTTCACAATTCTGTCAGCATTCTTTTCAGCTTCTTTAATGATTAGCTTCGCTTCTTTATGGGCATTGCGCTTTACTTCCTCTGCTGCTTCCTGTGCAACCACAATAGATTTATTAAGTGTTTCTTCAATTGTAGTAAAGTGGCCTATGCGTTCGTTTGTATCATTGAGCTTTTCTTCAAGCTCCTTTTTTCCCTGATCAGGATTTCGTAGTCCTTTATGATCTGGTCGAGGAATTCGTTTACTTCATCTTCGTCATAACCGCGGAATCCTTTGCTGAATTCCTTGTTATGAATATCTAACGGTGTTAATGGCATGTGTGCCACCTCCCAGGTCTGTTGATCTTATGTAAATTGGTTTGAGCCTGCTGGTTCATTTTAATTATAGCAGACTCCGTAGTCTTTTGATTATTTATTCGACAGGTTGTTTCAAATTCCTTCAAGATTATAAAAAATTTTATCTGTTTGCTTAAGTGTTGACTTCCGCTGCAGGCACTCAGCGACGGCGGGCTTCCGGCAGCCTCCTGAGTGCGCTGACCCCAGTAGTCTCGCTCCATACTTCGCATATAGGCTATCTCTGCCTCCCAGCAATAATCCTCCATTTGTCCTTCTTTGTTTTCCCATCTATATCTATGATTTTGGAACGGCCTTGACCCCTGACTGAGATGATGTCGCTTTGCTGGCATTCAAATGAGGGGTTTTCTATTTGCGTCCAATTGACTTTGACTAATCCCTGCTGGATATAGAGCTGGGATTTTTGCCTGGAGATATTGTAGATGGCTGAGATGACTGTATCCAATCTCAGGGATGAAGAGGTGATGGAGCTTTCTTTCCACACTTCTGCTGATTGGATTGCCTCTGAAAAGGGCAGTTTTTTCAGGGACACGGAAGCTCTGCCAATTGACTGCAGCTGCAGGCTGATGTAATCTTCAATTTCTTGTGCTGCAAAAAACTGGATTCTGTCGTCTTCAAAAAGGATATCACCGAATTTCCCTCTTTTTAGCCCTAGAGACATTAGACTGCCCAGGACTTGCGGGTGTTCTATGGTGACAAACTTTTTTGGGTATTCCAGTTCAAACAGCCGAATTTGAAAATCTCCCTCATCGCTTTCATAGTAATCCGGAAATATGAGGGCTCTCTTTCTCTCAGCATTTGGAGTTCCGCCAAATAAAGCAAATAAGATTCCGGCATGCTGCCCTATGACGCTTTTAAGGATTTGCTGCTCCCTT
This window of the Cytobacillus pseudoceanisediminis genome carries:
- a CDS encoding RNA-binding protein; this translates as MTIYQHFRPEEKEFIDQVLNWKDLVENTYAPKLTDFLDPREQQILKSVIGQHAGILFALFGGTPNAERKRALIFPDYYESDEGDFQIRLFELEYPKKFVTIEHPQVLGSLMSLGLKRGKFGDILFEDDRIQFFAAQEIEDYISLQLQSIGRASVSLKKLPFSEAIQSAEVWKESSITSSSLRLDTVISAIYNISRQKSQLYIQQGLVKVNWTQIENPSFECQQSDIISVRGQGRSKIIDIDGKTKKDKWRIIAGRQR
- the lspA gene encoding signal peptidase II produces the protein MFYYIIALFVIALDQFTKWLIVKNFELGESVKVIEDFLYITSHRNRGAAWGILQGQMWFFYVITVIVIIGIIYYIQKAAKGKLLLGVSLGLMLGGAIGNFIDRVFRKEVVDFVNTYIFGYDFPVFNIADSALVIGVGLLMIQMLLEEREAKKKEKSYGENGTHHS
- the ileS gene encoding isoleucine--tRNA ligase translates to MDYKDSLLMPKTEFPMRGNLPKREPEIQAKWEEMNIYEKVQERTKGRPMFVLHDGPPYANGDIHIGHALNKILKDFIVRSKSMTGYNAPYVPGWDTHGLPIEQALTNKGVKRKEMSIAEFRKLCEEYAYEQIDSQRGQFKRLGVRGDWENPYITLKPEYEAQQIKVFGEMAKKGYIYKGKKPVYWSPSSESALAEAEIEYKDKRSPSIYVAFKVKDGKNVLDQDTHIVIWTTTPWTIPANLGISIHPDLTYSVVEANSKKFMVAEDLLASVAKEFEWEDYKVVQSVKGTDLENVVAEHPLYGRDSLVMLGEHVTTDAGTGCVHTAPGHGEDDFHVGMKYGLDVLCPVDDKGNMTSEAPGFEGLFYDAANKPITEKLEEAGALLKLTFITHSYPHDWRTKKPVIFRATAQWFASIKDFRNELLEAVKETNWYPAWGETRLFNMVRDRGDWCISRQRVWGVPIPVFYAENGEEIITDETIEHVSNLFREHGSNIWFEREAKELLPEGFTHPGSPNGQFTKETDIMDVWFDSGSSHQAVLLERDDLQRPADLYLEGSDQYRGWFNSSLSTAVAVTGKAPYKGVLSHGFTLDGEGRKMSKSIGNVVVPAKVMNQLGADILRLWVASVDYQADVRVSDAILKQVAEVYRKIRNTFRFLLGNLDDFNPATDSVSFENLREVDQFMLVKLNKLIKNVRESYDRYEFASIYHAVNNFCTLDLSAFYLDFAKDVLYIEAKDNAERRAIQTVLYESLIALTKLVAPILSHTSDEVWSFIPNVKEVSVQLTDMPEYQELPNAKQLEEKWTAFMKLRNDVLKALEEARNEKVIGKSLTAKVTLYVNDQAKSLLDSIQENLQQIFIVSGFEVAGSLSDAPENAVKFENTAIVVSKAEGETCDRCWTVTPEVGQTEGYDTLCPRCAEVVKNNYSHLA